In Miscanthus floridulus cultivar M001 chromosome 5, ASM1932011v1, whole genome shotgun sequence, one genomic interval encodes:
- the LOC136451561 gene encoding probable protein phosphatase 2C 1 isoform X1: MAASTASRLSPPRFRAPSPSPHPPIRRSRFSPVRAAKLEAVLSIGTHVIPHPRKAASGGEDAFFANSDAGGVFAIADGVSGWAEKDVNPALFSRELMRNSSNFLNDEEVSRDPQILLRKAHAATSSIGSATVIIAKLEKTGTLKIASVGDCGLKVIRKGQVMFSISPQEHYFDCPYQISSEALGQTYQDALVCSVNLMEGDIIVSGSDGLFDNIFDQEIVSIISESPGVHEAAKALAELARKHSVDVTFDSPYSKEARSRGFDVPWWKKILGAKLIGGKMDDITVIVAQVKTVVVPEDEGGDTEEQKGNEQGAAAVVASAE, from the exons ATGGCGGCCTCCACTGCTTCCCGCCTCTCGCCTCCTCGCTTCCGCGCTCCTTCCCCGTCTCCTCATCCTCCAATCCGCCGCTCGCGCTTCTCCCCTGTTCGCGCAGCCAA GTTGGAAGCTGTGTTGTCTATTGGTACTCATGTAATCCCACACCCAAGAAAG GCTGCAAGTGGCGGAGAAGATGCTTTCTTTGCCAATAGCGATGCTGGCGGAGTATTTGCCATTGCAGATGGTGTCTCGGG ATGGGCAGAAAAGGATGTCAATCCAGCTCTATTCTCTCGAGAGCTCATGAGAAACAGCTCTAATTTTCTCAATGATGAGGAG GTCAGTCGTGATCCTCAGATTCTTCTCAGGAAAGCTCATGCTGCAACTTCTTCTATTGGATCTGCAACAGT AATCATCGCCAAGCTTGAGAAGACCGGGACTCTGAAAATTGCAAGTGTGGGAGACTGTGGGTTGAAAGTTATTCGTAAAG GTCAAGTAATGTTCTCTATATCCCCTCAAGAACATTACTTTGACTGTCCATACCAGATAAGCTCAGAGGCATTGGGTCAAACATATCAGGATGCATTG GTTTGCAGTGTAAATCTCATGGAGGGCGATATAATTGTGAGTGGTTCAGATGGACTTTTTGATAACATCTTTGATCAAGAGATCGTTTCCATAATTTCTGAGTCACCAGGTGTACATGAAGCTG CAAAAGCGTTGGCAGAGCTTGCAAGAAAACATTCGGTGGATGTCACATTCGATTCACCCTACTCAAAGGAGGCCCGGAGTAGG GGTTTTGATGTCCCCTGGTGGAAGAAGATACTTGGAGCCAAACTAATAG GTGGTAAGATGGACGACATCACAGTCATTGTCGCACAAGTGAAGACAGTAGTGGTCCCAGAGGACGAG GGTGGTGACACAGAAGAACAAAAGGGGAATGAGCAAGGCGCTGCTGCTGTGGTTGCATCTGCTGAATGA
- the LOC136451561 gene encoding probable protein phosphatase 2C 1 isoform X2, with protein sequence MLSLPIAMLAEYLPLQMVSRVILLSTDRWAEKDVNPALFSRELMRNSSNFLNDEEVSRDPQILLRKAHAATSSIGSATVIIAKLEKTGTLKIASVGDCGLKVIRKGQVMFSISPQEHYFDCPYQISSEALGQTYQDALVCSVNLMEGDIIVSGSDGLFDNIFDQEIVSIISESPGVHEAAKALAELARKHSVDVTFDSPYSKEARSRGFDVPWWKKILGAKLIGGKMDDITVIVAQVKTVVVPEDEGGDTEEQKGNEQGAAAVVASAE encoded by the exons ATGCTTTCTTTGCCAATAGCGATGCTGGCGGAGTATTTGCCATTGCAGATGGTGTCTCGGG TCATTCTCTTATCTACTGACAGATGGGCAGAAAAGGATGTCAATCCAGCTCTATTCTCTCGAGAGCTCATGAGAAACAGCTCTAATTTTCTCAATGATGAGGAG GTCAGTCGTGATCCTCAGATTCTTCTCAGGAAAGCTCATGCTGCAACTTCTTCTATTGGATCTGCAACAGT AATCATCGCCAAGCTTGAGAAGACCGGGACTCTGAAAATTGCAAGTGTGGGAGACTGTGGGTTGAAAGTTATTCGTAAAG GTCAAGTAATGTTCTCTATATCCCCTCAAGAACATTACTTTGACTGTCCATACCAGATAAGCTCAGAGGCATTGGGTCAAACATATCAGGATGCATTG GTTTGCAGTGTAAATCTCATGGAGGGCGATATAATTGTGAGTGGTTCAGATGGACTTTTTGATAACATCTTTGATCAAGAGATCGTTTCCATAATTTCTGAGTCACCAGGTGTACATGAAGCTG CAAAAGCGTTGGCAGAGCTTGCAAGAAAACATTCGGTGGATGTCACATTCGATTCACCCTACTCAAAGGAGGCCCGGAGTAGG GGTTTTGATGTCCCCTGGTGGAAGAAGATACTTGGAGCCAAACTAATAG GTGGTAAGATGGACGACATCACAGTCATTGTCGCACAAGTGAAGACAGTAGTGGTCCCAGAGGACGAG GGTGGTGACACAGAAGAACAAAAGGGGAATGAGCAAGGCGCTGCTGCTGTGGTTGCATCTGCTGAATGA